A DNA window from Gorilla gorilla gorilla isolate KB3781 chromosome 6, NHGRI_mGorGor1-v2.1_pri, whole genome shotgun sequence contains the following coding sequences:
- the GIMAP1 gene encoding GTPase IMAP family member 1, which yields MGGRKMATDEENVYGLEENTQSRKESTRRLILVGRTGAGKSATGNSILGQRRFLSRLGATSVTRACTTGSRRWDKCHVEVVDTPDIFSSQVSKTDPGCEERGHCYLLSAPGPHALLLVTQLGRFTAQDQQAVRQVRDMFGEDVLKWMVIVFTRKEDLAGGSLHDYVSNTENRALRELVAECGGRVCAFDNRATGREQEAQVEQLLGMVEGLVREHKGAHYSNEVYELAQVLRWAGPEERLRRVAERVAARVRRRPWGAWLSARLWKWLKSPRSWRLGLALLLGGALLFWVLLHRRWSEAVAEVGPD from the coding sequence GTTTAGAAGAGAACACTCAGTCCCGGAAGGAGTCCACGCGGAGGCTCATCCTTGTTGGGAGAACAGGGGCCGGGAAGAGCGCCACTGGGAACAGCATCCTGGGCCAGAGACGGTTCCTCTCCAGGCTGGGGGCCACGTCTGTGACCAGGGCCTGCACCACGGGCAGCCGCAGGTGGGACAAGTGCCACGTGGAAGTCGTGGACACTCCGGACATTTTCAGCTCCCAAGTGTCCAAGACAGATCCTGGCTGTGAGGAGAGAGGTCACTGCTACCTGCTCTCGGCCCCCGGACCCCACGCGCTGCTCCTGGTGACCCAGTTGGGTCGGTTCACCGCCCAGGACCAGCAGGCGGTGAGGCAGGTGAGGGACATGTTCGGGGAGGACGTCCTAAAATGGATGGTCATCGTCTTCACCAGGAAGGAGGACCTGGCCGGAGGCTCCCTGCACGATTACGTGAGCAACACAGAGAACCGGGCCTTGCGCGAGCTGGTGGCCGAGTGCGGGGGCCGGGTCTGTGCCTTTGATAACCGGGCCACCGGCCGGGAGCAGGAAGCCCAGGTGGAGCAGCTGCTGGGGATGGTGGAGGGCCTGGTGCGGGAGCACAAGGGCGCCCATTACTCCAACGAGGTGTATGAGCTGGCGCAGGTGCTGCGCTGGGCAGGCCCTGAGGAGCGGCTCCGGCGGGTGGCGGAGCGCGTGGCAGCCAGGGTGCGGAGGAGGCCATGGGGCGCCTGGCTGTCGGCCCGGCTGTGGAAGTGGCTGAAGtcccccaggagctggaggctgggcCTGGCCCTGCTGCTGGGGGGCGCGCTCCTGTTCTGGGTGCTGCTCCACAGGCGGTGGTCGGAGGCCGTTGCGGAGGTCGGGCCTGACTGA